A single Vespula vulgaris chromosome 3, iyVesVulg1.1, whole genome shotgun sequence DNA region contains:
- the LOC127062828 gene encoding protein neuralized isoform X6 codes for MEKIHRYKPPRSSSAGTNNLPPLTFHQVHGDNIRLCNGGTIARRHESFCKGVTFSARPVRVGEKVCVKFLEISDNWSGVIRFGFTSNDPINLRSGLPRYACPDLTNKPGYWAKALAERFAEPDTVLFYYVTSAGDVHFGVNGEEKGLFFTGVETRSPLWAIIDVYGNSTAIEFVDPNRQHFNNIRRGAEHSNEDNAQHSRHSAMDDASNAGRDVERIIVPSMQSMSIHHEPDVELPGLRFQPAGVIFTPLPFHHTRGRNIRFSNQQCVATRTDTEFCHGYAFTGRPLLLGERLVVQILATEPMYVGALALGLTSCDPARLTAEDLPDDSDLLLDRPEYWVVSKDVASSPQPGDEIAFTVTHYGEVQMSKNGGPPNVVMHVDQSLQLWAFVDVYGSTQRVRMLASRPTSPPRQRQSNPSPATIIQQQQQQQQQHSNHSNAATELSRFSEMVQFKPTVGGGTVLVVNLPPQGGYPAPPPPTPQPIYASAAHRNSAATVSHLPTSSAAPVPHPGSSRQSSPPLTGTMTSTGSSTYVDPVTYQSLDGTLTSQASSHLQQWSEGLQPTPGQPSECSICYERSIDSVLYMCGHMCMCYPCAIQQWRGKGGGHCPLCRAPIKDVIRIYRS; via the exons CACCCAGATCGTCGAGTGCAGGTACCAACAATTTACCACCTCTGACCTTCCATCAGGTGCACGGTGACAATATTCGACTTTGTAATGGCGGGACCATCGCCAGGAGGCACGAGAGCTTCTGCAAGGGAGTCACATTTAGTGCAAGACCGGTCCGAGTCGGTGAGAAG GTATGCGTGAAGTTCTTGGAAATCTCGGATAATTGGAGTGGTGTTATACGTTTCGGCTTTACCAGCAACGATCCTATCAATTTAAGAAGCGGTCTTCCAAGGTACGCTTGCCCCGACCTAACGAACAAGCCTGGCTACTGGGCCAAGGCACTAGCCGAGAGGTTCGCCGAACCGGACACTGTTCTCTTTTATTACGTCACATCCGCCGGAGACGTTCACTTCGGCGTTAATGGGGAAGAAAAGGGTCTCTTCTTTACCGGCGTCGAAACTCGTAGCCCATTGTGGGCGATCATCGACGTCTACGGCAACAGCACTGCCATCGAGTTCGTCGATCCCAATAGAcaacattttaataatatcagaCGAGGTGCAGAGCATAGCAACGAAGACAATGCGCAGCACAGCAGGCACTCGGCGATGGACGATGCTAGCAACGCTGGCAGGGACGTCGAGAGAATCATCGTTCCATCCATGCAGAGCATGTCGATCCATCATGAGCCTGACGTCGAGCTGCCTGGACTCAGGTTTCAACCAGCCGGTGTCATCTTTACTCCATTGCCCTTCCATCA TACCCGCGGCAGGAACATCCGCTTCAGTAATCAACAGTGCGTGGCAACGCGCACCGACACGGAATTCTGTCACGGCTACGCCTTCACCGGACGGCCGTTGCTACTAGGTGAGCGACTGGTCGTGCAGATCCTAGCGACGGAACCGATGTACGTCGGAGCACTCGCTTTGGGTCTGACCTCTTGCGATCCAGCTCGCTTGACAGCCGAAGACCTACCAGACGATAGTGATCTCTTGTTGGATCGTCCAGAATACTGGGTCGTGTCGAAGGACGTAGCTTCGAGTCCGCAGCCTGGCGATGAAATTGCCTTCACTGTCACTCACTATGGCGAGGTTCAAATGAGCAAGAACGGGGGACCACCCAATGTGGTCATGCATGTAGATCAGAGTCTCCAACTCTGGGCGTTCGTGGACGTCTACGGTAGTACGCAACGCGTGAGAATGCTCGCGAGCAGGCCCACTTCTCCGCCGAGGCAACGTCAGAGCAATCCTTCCCCAGCGACTATCAttcaacagcagcaacaacagcaacaacaacattCGAACCATAGCAACGCAGCTACCGAACTCTCGAGATTCTCCGAAATGGTCCAGTTCAAGCCAACCGTCGGTGGTGGCACGGTACTCGTCGTGAATCTCCCACCCCAAGGTGGTTACccagcaccaccaccgccTACACCACAACCGATTTATGCGTCCGCCGCTCACAGAAACTCAGCAGCAACGGTATCTCATCTACCGACGTCTTCAGCAGCACCCGTACCTCATCCTGGATCCTCTAGACAATCCTCACCACCGCTCACCGGCACGATGACCAGTACAGGTTCCTCGACCTATGTCGATCCGGTGACTTATCAAAGTCTTGACGGTACTCTCACGTCGCAAGCATCCTCTCATCTTCAACAATGGAGCGAAGGTCTTCAGCCAACGCCAGGTCAACCAAGCGAGTGTTCCATTTGCTACGAGAGGAGTATCGACAGTGTCCTATACATGTGTGGTCACATGTGCATGTGTTATCCTTGCGCCATTCAACAGTGGCGCGGCAAGGGTGGCGGTCATTGCCCTCTCTGTCGTGCACCCATCAAGGATGTTATTCGTATTTATAGGTCCTGA
- the LOC127062828 gene encoding protein neuralized isoform X3, with translation MLGYESIVGFAPSISSERLNVLDHRVKVMKYRRGSVLRGALREAPRSSSAGTNNLPPLTFHQVHGDNIRLCNGGTIARRHESFCKGVTFSARPVRVGEKVCVKFLEISDNWSGVIRFGFTSNDPINLRSGLPRYACPDLTNKPGYWAKALAERFAEPDTVLFYYVTSAGDVHFGVNGEEKGLFFTGVETRSPLWAIIDVYGNSTAIEFVDPNRQHFNNIRRGAEHSNEDNAQHSRHSAMDDASNAGRDVERIIVPSMQSMSIHHEPDVELPGLRFQPAGVIFTPLPFHHTRGRNIRFSNQQCVATRTDTEFCHGYAFTGRPLLLGERLVVQILATEPMYVGALALGLTSCDPARLTAEDLPDDSDLLLDRPEYWVVSKDVASSPQPGDEIAFTVTHYGEVQMSKNGGPPNVVMHVDQSLQLWAFVDVYGSTQRVRMLASRPTSPPRQRQSNPSPATIIQQQQQQQQQHSNHSNAATELSRFSEMVQFKPTVGGGTVLVVNLPPQGGYPAPPPPTPQPIYASAAHRNSAATVSHLPTSSAAPVPHPGSSRQSSPPLTGTMTSTGSSTYVDPVTYQSLDGTLTSQASSHLQQWSEGLQPTPGQPSECSICYERSIDSVLYMCGHMCMCYPCAIQQWRGKGGGHCPLCRAPIKDVIRIYRS, from the exons ATGCTTGGGTATGAATCGATCGTTGGATTCGCACCGAGTATATCCTCGGAACGTCTCAACGTTCTAGATCATCGAGTCAAAGTTATGAAATACCGAAGGGGCAGTGTACTACGGGGTGCTTTGAGAGAAG CACCCAGATCGTCGAGTGCAGGTACCAACAATTTACCACCTCTGACCTTCCATCAGGTGCACGGTGACAATATTCGACTTTGTAATGGCGGGACCATCGCCAGGAGGCACGAGAGCTTCTGCAAGGGAGTCACATTTAGTGCAAGACCGGTCCGAGTCGGTGAGAAG GTATGCGTGAAGTTCTTGGAAATCTCGGATAATTGGAGTGGTGTTATACGTTTCGGCTTTACCAGCAACGATCCTATCAATTTAAGAAGCGGTCTTCCAAGGTACGCTTGCCCCGACCTAACGAACAAGCCTGGCTACTGGGCCAAGGCACTAGCCGAGAGGTTCGCCGAACCGGACACTGTTCTCTTTTATTACGTCACATCCGCCGGAGACGTTCACTTCGGCGTTAATGGGGAAGAAAAGGGTCTCTTCTTTACCGGCGTCGAAACTCGTAGCCCATTGTGGGCGATCATCGACGTCTACGGCAACAGCACTGCCATCGAGTTCGTCGATCCCAATAGAcaacattttaataatatcagaCGAGGTGCAGAGCATAGCAACGAAGACAATGCGCAGCACAGCAGGCACTCGGCGATGGACGATGCTAGCAACGCTGGCAGGGACGTCGAGAGAATCATCGTTCCATCCATGCAGAGCATGTCGATCCATCATGAGCCTGACGTCGAGCTGCCTGGACTCAGGTTTCAACCAGCCGGTGTCATCTTTACTCCATTGCCCTTCCATCA TACCCGCGGCAGGAACATCCGCTTCAGTAATCAACAGTGCGTGGCAACGCGCACCGACACGGAATTCTGTCACGGCTACGCCTTCACCGGACGGCCGTTGCTACTAGGTGAGCGACTGGTCGTGCAGATCCTAGCGACGGAACCGATGTACGTCGGAGCACTCGCTTTGGGTCTGACCTCTTGCGATCCAGCTCGCTTGACAGCCGAAGACCTACCAGACGATAGTGATCTCTTGTTGGATCGTCCAGAATACTGGGTCGTGTCGAAGGACGTAGCTTCGAGTCCGCAGCCTGGCGATGAAATTGCCTTCACTGTCACTCACTATGGCGAGGTTCAAATGAGCAAGAACGGGGGACCACCCAATGTGGTCATGCATGTAGATCAGAGTCTCCAACTCTGGGCGTTCGTGGACGTCTACGGTAGTACGCAACGCGTGAGAATGCTCGCGAGCAGGCCCACTTCTCCGCCGAGGCAACGTCAGAGCAATCCTTCCCCAGCGACTATCAttcaacagcagcaacaacagcaacaacaacattCGAACCATAGCAACGCAGCTACCGAACTCTCGAGATTCTCCGAAATGGTCCAGTTCAAGCCAACCGTCGGTGGTGGCACGGTACTCGTCGTGAATCTCCCACCCCAAGGTGGTTACccagcaccaccaccgccTACACCACAACCGATTTATGCGTCCGCCGCTCACAGAAACTCAGCAGCAACGGTATCTCATCTACCGACGTCTTCAGCAGCACCCGTACCTCATCCTGGATCCTCTAGACAATCCTCACCACCGCTCACCGGCACGATGACCAGTACAGGTTCCTCGACCTATGTCGATCCGGTGACTTATCAAAGTCTTGACGGTACTCTCACGTCGCAAGCATCCTCTCATCTTCAACAATGGAGCGAAGGTCTTCAGCCAACGCCAGGTCAACCAAGCGAGTGTTCCATTTGCTACGAGAGGAGTATCGACAGTGTCCTATACATGTGTGGTCACATGTGCATGTGTTATCCTTGCGCCATTCAACAGTGGCGCGGCAAGGGTGGCGGTCATTGCCCTCTCTGTCGTGCACCCATCAAGGATGTTATTCGTATTTATAGGTCCTGA
- the LOC127062828 gene encoding protein neuralized isoform X2 gives MDPSAINILRGETDRSLIPSCRENTDLSLSLSLSLSLSYFLLCRIAWSRSWEFTCKLKQAPRSSSAGTNNLPPLTFHQVHGDNIRLCNGGTIARRHESFCKGVTFSARPVRVGEKVCVKFLEISDNWSGVIRFGFTSNDPINLRSGLPRYACPDLTNKPGYWAKALAERFAEPDTVLFYYVTSAGDVHFGVNGEEKGLFFTGVETRSPLWAIIDVYGNSTAIEFVDPNRQHFNNIRRGAEHSNEDNAQHSRHSAMDDASNAGRDVERIIVPSMQSMSIHHEPDVELPGLRFQPAGVIFTPLPFHHTRGRNIRFSNQQCVATRTDTEFCHGYAFTGRPLLLGERLVVQILATEPMYVGALALGLTSCDPARLTAEDLPDDSDLLLDRPEYWVVSKDVASSPQPGDEIAFTVTHYGEVQMSKNGGPPNVVMHVDQSLQLWAFVDVYGSTQRVRMLASRPTSPPRQRQSNPSPATIIQQQQQQQQQHSNHSNAATELSRFSEMVQFKPTVGGGTVLVVNLPPQGGYPAPPPPTPQPIYASAAHRNSAATVSHLPTSSAAPVPHPGSSRQSSPPLTGTMTSTGSSTYVDPVTYQSLDGTLTSQASSHLQQWSEGLQPTPGQPSECSICYERSIDSVLYMCGHMCMCYPCAIQQWRGKGGGHCPLCRAPIKDVIRIYRS, from the exons CACCCAGATCGTCGAGTGCAGGTACCAACAATTTACCACCTCTGACCTTCCATCAGGTGCACGGTGACAATATTCGACTTTGTAATGGCGGGACCATCGCCAGGAGGCACGAGAGCTTCTGCAAGGGAGTCACATTTAGTGCAAGACCGGTCCGAGTCGGTGAGAAG GTATGCGTGAAGTTCTTGGAAATCTCGGATAATTGGAGTGGTGTTATACGTTTCGGCTTTACCAGCAACGATCCTATCAATTTAAGAAGCGGTCTTCCAAGGTACGCTTGCCCCGACCTAACGAACAAGCCTGGCTACTGGGCCAAGGCACTAGCCGAGAGGTTCGCCGAACCGGACACTGTTCTCTTTTATTACGTCACATCCGCCGGAGACGTTCACTTCGGCGTTAATGGGGAAGAAAAGGGTCTCTTCTTTACCGGCGTCGAAACTCGTAGCCCATTGTGGGCGATCATCGACGTCTACGGCAACAGCACTGCCATCGAGTTCGTCGATCCCAATAGAcaacattttaataatatcagaCGAGGTGCAGAGCATAGCAACGAAGACAATGCGCAGCACAGCAGGCACTCGGCGATGGACGATGCTAGCAACGCTGGCAGGGACGTCGAGAGAATCATCGTTCCATCCATGCAGAGCATGTCGATCCATCATGAGCCTGACGTCGAGCTGCCTGGACTCAGGTTTCAACCAGCCGGTGTCATCTTTACTCCATTGCCCTTCCATCA TACCCGCGGCAGGAACATCCGCTTCAGTAATCAACAGTGCGTGGCAACGCGCACCGACACGGAATTCTGTCACGGCTACGCCTTCACCGGACGGCCGTTGCTACTAGGTGAGCGACTGGTCGTGCAGATCCTAGCGACGGAACCGATGTACGTCGGAGCACTCGCTTTGGGTCTGACCTCTTGCGATCCAGCTCGCTTGACAGCCGAAGACCTACCAGACGATAGTGATCTCTTGTTGGATCGTCCAGAATACTGGGTCGTGTCGAAGGACGTAGCTTCGAGTCCGCAGCCTGGCGATGAAATTGCCTTCACTGTCACTCACTATGGCGAGGTTCAAATGAGCAAGAACGGGGGACCACCCAATGTGGTCATGCATGTAGATCAGAGTCTCCAACTCTGGGCGTTCGTGGACGTCTACGGTAGTACGCAACGCGTGAGAATGCTCGCGAGCAGGCCCACTTCTCCGCCGAGGCAACGTCAGAGCAATCCTTCCCCAGCGACTATCAttcaacagcagcaacaacagcaacaacaacattCGAACCATAGCAACGCAGCTACCGAACTCTCGAGATTCTCCGAAATGGTCCAGTTCAAGCCAACCGTCGGTGGTGGCACGGTACTCGTCGTGAATCTCCCACCCCAAGGTGGTTACccagcaccaccaccgccTACACCACAACCGATTTATGCGTCCGCCGCTCACAGAAACTCAGCAGCAACGGTATCTCATCTACCGACGTCTTCAGCAGCACCCGTACCTCATCCTGGATCCTCTAGACAATCCTCACCACCGCTCACCGGCACGATGACCAGTACAGGTTCCTCGACCTATGTCGATCCGGTGACTTATCAAAGTCTTGACGGTACTCTCACGTCGCAAGCATCCTCTCATCTTCAACAATGGAGCGAAGGTCTTCAGCCAACGCCAGGTCAACCAAGCGAGTGTTCCATTTGCTACGAGAGGAGTATCGACAGTGTCCTATACATGTGTGGTCACATGTGCATGTGTTATCCTTGCGCCATTCAACAGTGGCGCGGCAAGGGTGGCGGTCATTGCCCTCTCTGTCGTGCACCCATCAAGGATGTTATTCGTATTTATAGGTCCTGA
- the LOC127062828 gene encoding protein neuralized isoform X4, which produces MMALSCHRPRRPLTVNRATRVAQLRLLSKAFAPRSSSAGTNNLPPLTFHQVHGDNIRLCNGGTIARRHESFCKGVTFSARPVRVGEKVCVKFLEISDNWSGVIRFGFTSNDPINLRSGLPRYACPDLTNKPGYWAKALAERFAEPDTVLFYYVTSAGDVHFGVNGEEKGLFFTGVETRSPLWAIIDVYGNSTAIEFVDPNRQHFNNIRRGAEHSNEDNAQHSRHSAMDDASNAGRDVERIIVPSMQSMSIHHEPDVELPGLRFQPAGVIFTPLPFHHTRGRNIRFSNQQCVATRTDTEFCHGYAFTGRPLLLGERLVVQILATEPMYVGALALGLTSCDPARLTAEDLPDDSDLLLDRPEYWVVSKDVASSPQPGDEIAFTVTHYGEVQMSKNGGPPNVVMHVDQSLQLWAFVDVYGSTQRVRMLASRPTSPPRQRQSNPSPATIIQQQQQQQQQHSNHSNAATELSRFSEMVQFKPTVGGGTVLVVNLPPQGGYPAPPPPTPQPIYASAAHRNSAATVSHLPTSSAAPVPHPGSSRQSSPPLTGTMTSTGSSTYVDPVTYQSLDGTLTSQASSHLQQWSEGLQPTPGQPSECSICYERSIDSVLYMCGHMCMCYPCAIQQWRGKGGGHCPLCRAPIKDVIRIYRS; this is translated from the exons CACCCAGATCGTCGAGTGCAGGTACCAACAATTTACCACCTCTGACCTTCCATCAGGTGCACGGTGACAATATTCGACTTTGTAATGGCGGGACCATCGCCAGGAGGCACGAGAGCTTCTGCAAGGGAGTCACATTTAGTGCAAGACCGGTCCGAGTCGGTGAGAAG GTATGCGTGAAGTTCTTGGAAATCTCGGATAATTGGAGTGGTGTTATACGTTTCGGCTTTACCAGCAACGATCCTATCAATTTAAGAAGCGGTCTTCCAAGGTACGCTTGCCCCGACCTAACGAACAAGCCTGGCTACTGGGCCAAGGCACTAGCCGAGAGGTTCGCCGAACCGGACACTGTTCTCTTTTATTACGTCACATCCGCCGGAGACGTTCACTTCGGCGTTAATGGGGAAGAAAAGGGTCTCTTCTTTACCGGCGTCGAAACTCGTAGCCCATTGTGGGCGATCATCGACGTCTACGGCAACAGCACTGCCATCGAGTTCGTCGATCCCAATAGAcaacattttaataatatcagaCGAGGTGCAGAGCATAGCAACGAAGACAATGCGCAGCACAGCAGGCACTCGGCGATGGACGATGCTAGCAACGCTGGCAGGGACGTCGAGAGAATCATCGTTCCATCCATGCAGAGCATGTCGATCCATCATGAGCCTGACGTCGAGCTGCCTGGACTCAGGTTTCAACCAGCCGGTGTCATCTTTACTCCATTGCCCTTCCATCA TACCCGCGGCAGGAACATCCGCTTCAGTAATCAACAGTGCGTGGCAACGCGCACCGACACGGAATTCTGTCACGGCTACGCCTTCACCGGACGGCCGTTGCTACTAGGTGAGCGACTGGTCGTGCAGATCCTAGCGACGGAACCGATGTACGTCGGAGCACTCGCTTTGGGTCTGACCTCTTGCGATCCAGCTCGCTTGACAGCCGAAGACCTACCAGACGATAGTGATCTCTTGTTGGATCGTCCAGAATACTGGGTCGTGTCGAAGGACGTAGCTTCGAGTCCGCAGCCTGGCGATGAAATTGCCTTCACTGTCACTCACTATGGCGAGGTTCAAATGAGCAAGAACGGGGGACCACCCAATGTGGTCATGCATGTAGATCAGAGTCTCCAACTCTGGGCGTTCGTGGACGTCTACGGTAGTACGCAACGCGTGAGAATGCTCGCGAGCAGGCCCACTTCTCCGCCGAGGCAACGTCAGAGCAATCCTTCCCCAGCGACTATCAttcaacagcagcaacaacagcaacaacaacattCGAACCATAGCAACGCAGCTACCGAACTCTCGAGATTCTCCGAAATGGTCCAGTTCAAGCCAACCGTCGGTGGTGGCACGGTACTCGTCGTGAATCTCCCACCCCAAGGTGGTTACccagcaccaccaccgccTACACCACAACCGATTTATGCGTCCGCCGCTCACAGAAACTCAGCAGCAACGGTATCTCATCTACCGACGTCTTCAGCAGCACCCGTACCTCATCCTGGATCCTCTAGACAATCCTCACCACCGCTCACCGGCACGATGACCAGTACAGGTTCCTCGACCTATGTCGATCCGGTGACTTATCAAAGTCTTGACGGTACTCTCACGTCGCAAGCATCCTCTCATCTTCAACAATGGAGCGAAGGTCTTCAGCCAACGCCAGGTCAACCAAGCGAGTGTTCCATTTGCTACGAGAGGAGTATCGACAGTGTCCTATACATGTGTGGTCACATGTGCATGTGTTATCCTTGCGCCATTCAACAGTGGCGCGGCAAGGGTGGCGGTCATTGCCCTCTCTGTCGTGCACCCATCAAGGATGTTATTCGTATTTATAGGTCCTGA
- the LOC127062828 gene encoding protein neuralized isoform X5: MGQSSSNTGHSAPRSSSAGTNNLPPLTFHQVHGDNIRLCNGGTIARRHESFCKGVTFSARPVRVGEKVCVKFLEISDNWSGVIRFGFTSNDPINLRSGLPRYACPDLTNKPGYWAKALAERFAEPDTVLFYYVTSAGDVHFGVNGEEKGLFFTGVETRSPLWAIIDVYGNSTAIEFVDPNRQHFNNIRRGAEHSNEDNAQHSRHSAMDDASNAGRDVERIIVPSMQSMSIHHEPDVELPGLRFQPAGVIFTPLPFHHTRGRNIRFSNQQCVATRTDTEFCHGYAFTGRPLLLGERLVVQILATEPMYVGALALGLTSCDPARLTAEDLPDDSDLLLDRPEYWVVSKDVASSPQPGDEIAFTVTHYGEVQMSKNGGPPNVVMHVDQSLQLWAFVDVYGSTQRVRMLASRPTSPPRQRQSNPSPATIIQQQQQQQQQHSNHSNAATELSRFSEMVQFKPTVGGGTVLVVNLPPQGGYPAPPPPTPQPIYASAAHRNSAATVSHLPTSSAAPVPHPGSSRQSSPPLTGTMTSTGSSTYVDPVTYQSLDGTLTSQASSHLQQWSEGLQPTPGQPSECSICYERSIDSVLYMCGHMCMCYPCAIQQWRGKGGGHCPLCRAPIKDVIRIYRS, from the exons CACCCAGATCGTCGAGTGCAGGTACCAACAATTTACCACCTCTGACCTTCCATCAGGTGCACGGTGACAATATTCGACTTTGTAATGGCGGGACCATCGCCAGGAGGCACGAGAGCTTCTGCAAGGGAGTCACATTTAGTGCAAGACCGGTCCGAGTCGGTGAGAAG GTATGCGTGAAGTTCTTGGAAATCTCGGATAATTGGAGTGGTGTTATACGTTTCGGCTTTACCAGCAACGATCCTATCAATTTAAGAAGCGGTCTTCCAAGGTACGCTTGCCCCGACCTAACGAACAAGCCTGGCTACTGGGCCAAGGCACTAGCCGAGAGGTTCGCCGAACCGGACACTGTTCTCTTTTATTACGTCACATCCGCCGGAGACGTTCACTTCGGCGTTAATGGGGAAGAAAAGGGTCTCTTCTTTACCGGCGTCGAAACTCGTAGCCCATTGTGGGCGATCATCGACGTCTACGGCAACAGCACTGCCATCGAGTTCGTCGATCCCAATAGAcaacattttaataatatcagaCGAGGTGCAGAGCATAGCAACGAAGACAATGCGCAGCACAGCAGGCACTCGGCGATGGACGATGCTAGCAACGCTGGCAGGGACGTCGAGAGAATCATCGTTCCATCCATGCAGAGCATGTCGATCCATCATGAGCCTGACGTCGAGCTGCCTGGACTCAGGTTTCAACCAGCCGGTGTCATCTTTACTCCATTGCCCTTCCATCA TACCCGCGGCAGGAACATCCGCTTCAGTAATCAACAGTGCGTGGCAACGCGCACCGACACGGAATTCTGTCACGGCTACGCCTTCACCGGACGGCCGTTGCTACTAGGTGAGCGACTGGTCGTGCAGATCCTAGCGACGGAACCGATGTACGTCGGAGCACTCGCTTTGGGTCTGACCTCTTGCGATCCAGCTCGCTTGACAGCCGAAGACCTACCAGACGATAGTGATCTCTTGTTGGATCGTCCAGAATACTGGGTCGTGTCGAAGGACGTAGCTTCGAGTCCGCAGCCTGGCGATGAAATTGCCTTCACTGTCACTCACTATGGCGAGGTTCAAATGAGCAAGAACGGGGGACCACCCAATGTGGTCATGCATGTAGATCAGAGTCTCCAACTCTGGGCGTTCGTGGACGTCTACGGTAGTACGCAACGCGTGAGAATGCTCGCGAGCAGGCCCACTTCTCCGCCGAGGCAACGTCAGAGCAATCCTTCCCCAGCGACTATCAttcaacagcagcaacaacagcaacaacaacattCGAACCATAGCAACGCAGCTACCGAACTCTCGAGATTCTCCGAAATGGTCCAGTTCAAGCCAACCGTCGGTGGTGGCACGGTACTCGTCGTGAATCTCCCACCCCAAGGTGGTTACccagcaccaccaccgccTACACCACAACCGATTTATGCGTCCGCCGCTCACAGAAACTCAGCAGCAACGGTATCTCATCTACCGACGTCTTCAGCAGCACCCGTACCTCATCCTGGATCCTCTAGACAATCCTCACCACCGCTCACCGGCACGATGACCAGTACAGGTTCCTCGACCTATGTCGATCCGGTGACTTATCAAAGTCTTGACGGTACTCTCACGTCGCAAGCATCCTCTCATCTTCAACAATGGAGCGAAGGTCTTCAGCCAACGCCAGGTCAACCAAGCGAGTGTTCCATTTGCTACGAGAGGAGTATCGACAGTGTCCTATACATGTGTGGTCACATGTGCATGTGTTATCCTTGCGCCATTCAACAGTGGCGCGGCAAGGGTGGCGGTCATTGCCCTCTCTGTCGTGCACCCATCAAGGATGTTATTCGTATTTATAGGTCCTGA